In one window of Aphidius gifuensis isolate YNYX2018 linkage group LG4, ASM1490517v1, whole genome shotgun sequence DNA:
- the LOC122854609 gene encoding LOW QUALITY PROTEIN: ankyrin repeat domain-containing protein 17-like (The sequence of the model RefSeq protein was modified relative to this genomic sequence to represent the inferred CDS: inserted 8 bases in 6 codons) has protein sequence MQNVAQGTTSDCNNQDKQSVQKKSSTTTSQSSTSSPTKSETETSSEPQPRYMSDSSGSEDSEPEYYRAEIEQTASEEDNQQLATSNFVLSPEDPERAVDPETQARLEALLLLVLVNKHRDEGWHLARNQNEKRTLVEACTDGDVGTVRKLLTEGRSVHETTEEGESLLSLACSAGYFELAQVLLAMNANVEDRGIKGDCTPLMEAASAGHVDIVGLLLTHGADVNAQSTSGNTPLMYGCAGGHEEVVKVLLNNKANVEDHNENGHTPLMEAASAGHVGVAKILLSRGAGINTHSNEFKESALTLACYKGHLAMVKFLLEAGADQEHKTDEMHTALMEASMDGHVEVARLLLDSGAQVNMPTDSFESPLTLAACGGHVDLAMLLIERGANIEEVNDEGYTPLMEAAREGHEEMVGLLLGQGANLNSQTDETQETALTLACCGGFLEVADFLIKAGADIELGASTPLMEAAQEGHLDLVRYLLESGADVRAQTQTGDTALTYACENGHTDVADLLLQFNADLEHESEGGRTPLMKACRAGHLCTVQFLISKLASINRSTTNNDHTPLSLACAGGHASVVELLLSQSADPFHKLKDNSTMLIEAAKGGHTNVVQLLLDYPHSIMMNSSQNNTTTTSSSSSSSSSSSASSASAGVAIAVGAHAPVSTPAFPIYQITPNNHTTPIPLPQPPPTTTATIATTTSSSSPPSSLVLQQQHVNQKSNTAGQMSLQTVTPASLTQIIPITTQQQQQNLGQIPQNQQIPIIQQQQNQQQSTAEQNQNQNIQPKLNNGKSLLRKNRSASMMLDMNLTSAEAQQVRTQPAGEAIITSSNINNDNNSSGNSTCTIDGWTRTCPPFANLTEPDVTVSPASTSSTDNNNLRIHREEQILQKQQIYEELQMVERELQKKGNNLYLGSSRAEMDEQSRQQPEDNVAESNDQLMPVFSIDLPAQSLNTTPSGPHGPSLIPDEEIERQRSYQHGQRILLEAGLRRLQQTLPSSTSDSVAMIPITTMSMSTATTTMTMTMTTTTFQAVSPHIQLPLSATTTTTTNVIPASLSSFTLSQQQNQAITQLAQTITTPPPTLTTTTISNPQQITTINDVNQNTAISDRPKAKPISKKEIRKLTAAGRLLQKQSEQQQQHQQQVNLMAGLQQQYQEKQRQHTYQVQQVQQLQQLNEQLQLQLDNVQVQQQQQDHQQQEGVVVGSGGDILMPSQLVEQQLHPTQTPHHGNLHDQQTALDNTREMTDMAKFHTEKKAWPCIAAALKSSKALTNDKMLKFQDGMQIPIDEVVEIIESFTFDDVPNAENEDLEKLDLNKLKISGSIEESDLKISVDENMKFLQNKANEQERQVANDDHVRNDDVSLDSKDVELYNSFKSFGQTNEETDSKVSDEKKMKFLQNKECQLPNDDHMRNLFVSLDSRNANVIEDFPESLRQTNKLVHEPYEPHQPSPRQNQSTNAGRPAQQSNGFAQPLSGTVTSLSQVQASTQTPASNLPSNASSIASCSDKKQVYTSVAGGKGKKARYPLLSSQPQQQQQQTCQQQQQTCQQQISQVQQQSQTNQMPLNFSIANGQQTQTVGSVVQTYPVQHTQQQQQQQQLQQQYQQQLQQQQQQHRYDPSTVAAAAAVVTAMTSTSTTTAVATSTSQYPSTGNTVSTNTSPVNTGFTAPGNQVALAPYSCMDVDSETDSNHDTALTLACAGGHEELVEFLLSRTADIEHRDKKGFTPLILAATAGHQKXVEILLNNGAEIEAQSERTKDTPLSLACSGGRYEVVELLLNRGANKEHRNVSDYTPLSLAASGGYVNIIKLLLNHGAEINSRTGSKLGISPLMLAAMNGHSSAVRVLLDMGSDINAQIETNRNTALTLACFQGRHEVVSLLXDRRANVEHRAKTGLTPLMEAASGGYVDVGKVLLTKGADVNATPVPSSRDTALTIAADKGHCRFVELLLSRGXQVEVIYTQANSPLWLAANGGHLNVVDLLYHAGADIDSQDNRKVSCLMAAFRKGHMKVVKWMVNHVTQFPSDQEMTRYVATVNDKDLLEKCHDCVEIIRAAKETQAAKANKNASILLEELNMEKSREESKKXAAARRRERKKEKKLEKRRKRKFMKKIKNETTTSTSSIYNDKDDDEDDDDAADKKTDDEDADNDNRIHDNESDNDEDGVDSCERLDNVPSPSPVNRVSPDDHDKEEGDSGIDANSQGSCSSNDVKARERKKDKKKKNNKNIPNNNSNNINSNNNNDNSNSNNNIINNNSSSSNINNNSNNSTSNDKNTSTNVFNSTSSQKNQTVTSTNKSLLTTTAAAAVVTTTITTTATTTTTTSSTKNNNNNITDKRLNSNTTIVSNSIGSTNVRSTLTATSSISSTSTQPSTSTSSSDRKHNSTNKSHNLIFESSRHPADREDFEATGNDCYISVKGKKTNNNNNNNNQYDADTLNAIVNKNNLTSPKQAGKRDEGWKEVVRKGQSDDSNRFTNSSFRTIKVSVPPTAISRVIGRGGSNINAIRTATGAHIEVEKQSKGPGERTITXKGSPDASKQASNLINSLIKDPEFDIQQVLTKNRLPIAGQSTWDKSMLTSNVTLKPKMVLSVNKPTTLLTGLTNSNISKTTYNATGMSSVSQIMPMRSTSTIKLPGVFTPPLTRGAPLTAVTNVTVPPPPPSSRLIATNDKRTHVVSSSTSPSPSSLTSSSSTLSLSSTSTSEQTTNNNTRTTMSYTSAIMTSGRTTKVVTTNTNQTFAAKLSEVTATTAQLPPPPPQPLSSTSSATAVTTAAATITTAAATTTTTTTTAAANLSNNCQMTNKNILCNKTQTNTVVVTSSTIVTTPPSPQPPPPIAPALSIASSLTLSSSSSSSSSSSSSSSSSSVSSTSXHSKSTMMSISPKHSRPMSNLSTPTMPHYANKTCYSPNTSSNCSENNLLSASTNSMRVTPSPPVVQQVLNQPTPQQIQQQQQQQQQHQQQQQQQQQQQQQQQIVQQQQQQQHQQMRSTTPVVAQIHEQQQQQQQQPNNNNQPQRTNTPLEYSLFNNTFSKVTQQSMWGPRDNEMTHQKGMNFATVAGGGSSNNSSNIPTNKFIDNSPPQVDASKAPGYRGNSMCSPVSSKTNQSINNSNTSSPMNNVSGVSPSSIPNQMQTQQFQASLNFNIEQHQIQTNKTTSGLAVARPVMNQQSTIDHQNTGLVGQFNRNVYPSEIASRNAQQQQQHQHQQQQREMQVNQQVQNQSAPPPTQQPPSQNQQIQDSQQQQQQQPPPPPQQQQQQQPSQQQQQQQQQQQQQQQQQQQQQQQQQQQQHQQQQQHIDVGLYKNSNNAYDHSNVNSSLLKMVPNDGQQSGHPIIPFHQHIPSHMQAMNQSGNVNTVSMSRLNPRAPDFSSSLHLNSKQQQQVAMFNSQQNVLHPNIFPPIPTQGPLPPPPTQLQNNNLAMMNNYQIGKYQQSGGNNNNNNNNSNNNNRGPANISTNGQTRWQFGPPPPLTHQQQQPLPPQQQQQQQQQQQQQQQSYQEQMMAQMNYQNHLNNMSAGNGMSPTVAVAAAAAAAIELISTIENGASPAMSPVQIPQDINQMKIEDRKVVPKPIGNERQYKNFNPNMVSGVEAEPMNWVLPNNEKLVNSWNPPPPQQQLTNMDRHQIFRTNPSYNRVPNMEADLHHGIDTAYMAHMDSQQGFPNGSTAALAMIPGLTIMPGQYGNPPPTLSDMQPQNDKIDAPGWSLPDPNVHDKKQHPSWNAGPTKWH, from the exons CgtaatcaaaatgaaaaacgtACATTAGTTGAGGCATGTACTGATGGTGATGTTGGTActgttagaaaattattaactgaAGGACGTAGTGTACATGAGACAACAGAAGAAGGTGAAAGTTTATTGTCACTTGCTTGTTCAGCTGGTTATTTTGAACTTGcacag GTATTATTAGCAATGAATGCAAACGTTGAAGATCGTGGTATCAAGGGTGATTGCACTCCATTGATGGAAGCAGCAAGTGCTGGCCATGTTGATATTGTTGGATTATTATTGACGCATGGTGCTGATGTGAATGCTCAATCTACATCAGGTAACACACCATTAATGTATGGTTGTGCTGGTGGTCACGAAGAAGTAGTTAAAGTACTGCTCAATAATAAAGCGAATGTTGAAGACCACAATGAAAATGGACATACACCATTAATGGAAGCAGCAAGTGCTGGACATGTAGGAgttgcaaaaatattattaagtcGTGGTGCTGGAATTAATACacattcaaatgaatttaaagaATCAGCATTGACATTGGCATGTTATAAAGGTCACCTTGCTatggttaaatttttacttgaagCTGGTGCTGATCAAGAACATAAAACTGATGAAATGCATACAGCACTTATGGAAGCATCAATGGATGGTCATGTTGAAGTTGCCAGATTATTATTAGATTCTGGTGCACAAGTTAATATGCCAACAGATAGCTTTGAATCACCCCTAACACTTGCTGCATGTGGTGGTCATGTAGATTTAGCAATGTTATTAATCGAAAGAGGTGCAAATATTGAAGAAGTCAATGATGAAGGATATACACCACTTATGGAAGCAGCACGTGAAGGACATGAAGAAATGGTTGGATTATTATTAGGTCAAGGagcaaatttaaattcacaaacTGATGAAACACAAGAAACAGCATTAACACTTGCATGTTGTGGTGGTTTTTTAGAAGTtgctgattttttaataaaagcaGGTGCTGATATTGAATTAGGTGCATCAACACCACTTATGGAAGCAGCACAAGAAGGACATCTTGATCTTGTTAGATATTTACTTGAATCTGGTGCTGATGTACGTGCACAAACACAAACTGGTGATACTGCATTAACATATGCATGTGAAAATGGACATACTGATGTTgctgatttattattacaatttaatgcTGATTTAGAGCATGAATCAGAAGGTGGACGTACACCATTAATGAAAGCATGTCGTGCTGGACATCTTTGTActgtacaatttttaatatcaaaattggCAAGTATTAATAGAAGTACAACAAATAATGATCATACACCATTGTCACTTGCTTGTGCTGGTGGTCATGCTAgtgttgttgaattattactaTCACAATCTGCTGATCCATTCCATAAATTAAAGGATAATTCAACTATGCTTATTGAAGCTGCAAAAGGTGGACATACAAATGTTGTACAATTATTACTTGATTATCCACATAGTATAATGATGAAttcatcacaaaataatacaacaacaacatcatcatcgtcatcatcgtcatcatcatcatctgcaTCATCTGCATCAGCTGGTGTTGCTATTGCCGTTGGTGCACATGCACCAGTATCAACACCTGCCTTTCCAATATATCAAATAACTCCTAATAATCATACAACACCAATACCACTACCACaaccaccaccaacaacaacagcaacaatagCAACAACgacctcatcatcatcaccaccatcatcgTTAGtactacaacaacaacatgtaAACCAAAAATCAAATACTGCTGGACAGATGTCTTTACAAACAGTAACACCAGCATCATTAACACAAATAATACCAATAAcaacacaacaacaacaacaaaatttggGACAAATAccacaaaatcaacaaataccaattattcaacaacaacagaatCAACAACAATCAACTGCTGAACAAAaccaaaatcaaaatattcaacCAAAACTTAATAAtggtaaatcattattaagaaaaaatagatcAGCCTCAATGATGCTTGATATGAATTTAACATCAGCTGAAGCACAACAAGTTCGTACACAACCAGCAGGTGAAGCTATTATTACAtcaagtaatattaataatgataataatagtagtgGAAATTCAACTTGTACTATTGATGGTTGGACACGTACATGTCCACCATTTGCTAATTTAACTGAACCAGATGTAACAGTAAGTCCAGCCTCAACTTCTtcaactgataataataatcttagAATTCACAGAGAAGAACAAATTcttcaaaaacaacaaatttatgaAGAACTACAA ATGGTTGAACGTGAATTACAAAAGAAAGGTAATAATCTATATCTTGGAAGTTCACGTGCTGAAATGGATGAACAAAGTAGACAACAACCTGAAGATAATGTTGCTGAATCAAATGATCAATTAATGCCAGTGTTTAGCATTGATTTACCAGCTCAATCATTAAATACTACACCCAGtg GACCACATGGACCATCATTAATACCAGATGAAGAAATAGAAAGACAACGCTCGTATCAGCATGGTCAACGTATTTTGTTGGAGGCAGGTTTACGACGTTTACAACAAACCTTGCCATCATCAACAAGTGATAGTGTAGCAATGATACCAATTACAACAATGTCAATGTCAACAGCAACAACGACAATGACTATGACAATGACAACGACAACATTTCAAGCAGTATCACCTCATATACAATTACCACtctcagcaacaacaacaacaacaacaaatgttATACCAGCATCATTGTCCTCGTTCACATTGTCCCAACAACAAAACCAGGCAATTACTCAATTGGcacaaacaataacaacaccaCCTCcaacattaacaacaacaacaatatcaaatCCTCAACAAATAACGACAATTAATGATGTTAATCAAAACACTGCCATAAGTGATCGTCCAAAAGCTAAACcaatatcaaaaaaagaaattcgtAAATTAACAGCTGCTGGTAGATTATTACAAAAACAAtcagaacaacaacaacaacatcaacaacaggtTAATCTTATGGCTGGTTTACAACAACAGTATCAGGAAAAACAACGTCAACATACTTATCAAGTTCAACAAGtacaacaattacaacaaTTGAATGAACAGCTCCAATTACAATTGGATAATGTCCAG gtacaacagcaacaacaagatcatcaacaacaagaaGGCGTGGTGGTTGGTAGTGGTGGCGATATCCTAATGCCTAGTCAGCTGGTTGAACAACAACTACACCCCACTCAGACACCCCATCATGGCAATCTACATGATCAG CAAACAGCTCTGGATAATACAAGAGAGATGACGGATATGGCTAAATTtcatacagaaaaaaaagcatgGCCATGTATTGCTGCTGCATTAAAAAGTTCAAAAGCATTGACCAACGATAAAATGCTTAAATTTCAAGATGGAATGCAGATACCAATTGATGAAGttgttgaaattattgaaTCTTTTACCTTCGACGATGTGCCTAATG CTGAAAATGAAGATCTGGAAAAGttggatttaaataaattaaaaatttcaggaTCTATTGAAGAatcagatttaaaaatatcagtggatgaaaatatgaaatttttgcaaaataaaGCGAATGAACAg gAACGTCAAGTCGCAAATGATGATCATGTGCGAAATGATGATGTCTCATTAGATTCAAAAGATGTTGAGttatataattcttttaaaagttTTGGACAAACGAATGAAGAGACAGATTCAAAAGTAtcagacgaaaaaaaaatgaagtttttacaaaataag gaaTGTCAATTACCAAATGATGACCATATGAGAAATCTTTTTGTATCATTGGATTCAAGAAATGCTAATGTAATTGAAGATTTTCCAGAGAGTCTTAGACAAACAAATAAACTTGTTCATGAACCTTATGAGCCACATCAACCATCACCAAGACAAAATCAATCAACTAATGCTGGAAGACCTGCTCAACAATCAAATGGTTTTGCTCAGCCATTAAGTGGAACAGTAACAAGTCTTAGTCAAGTTCAAGCATCAACTCAAACACCAGCAAGTAATTTACCATCAAATGCATCATCAATTGCTAGTTGTTCagataaaaaacaagtttataCATCTGTTGCTGGTGGTAAAGGAAAAAAAGCACGTTatccattattatcatctcaaccacaacaacaacaacaacaaacttgtcagcaacaacaacaaacttGTCAACAACAAATATCTCAAGTACAACAACAGTCACAGACAAATCAGATgcctttaaatttttcaatagcaAATGGCCAACAAACACAAACAGTTGGTTCAGTTGTTCAAACTTATCCAGTTCAGCATactcaacagcaacaacagcaacaacaattacaacaacaatatcaacaacaattacagcaacaacaacaacaacaccgaTATGATCCCTCAACTGTAGCTGCAGCAGCAGCGGTAGTAACAGCAATGACATCAAcgtcaacaacaacagctgtTGCTACAAGTACAAGTCAATATCCTTCAACAGGTAATACAGTATCAACAAATACAAGTCCAGTTAATACTGGTTTTACAGCACCAGGTAATCAAGTTGCATTAGCACCATATTCTTGTATGGATGTTGATTCAGAAACAGATAGTAATCATGATACAGCATTAACACTAGCATGTGCTGGTGGTCATGAAGaacttgttgaatttttattatcacgtaCTGCTGATATTGAACATCGTGATAAAAAAGGTTTTACACCATTGATATTAGCAGCAACAGCTGGTCATCAAA ttgttgaaatattattaaataatggtgCTGAAATTGAAGCACAATCAGAAAGAACAAAAGATACACCATTATCATTGGCATGTAGTGGTGGTAGATATGaagttgttgaattattacttAATCGTGGTGCAAATAAAGAACATCGTAATGTATCAGATTATACACCACTTAGTTTAGCAGCATCTGGAGgttatgttaatattataaaattattattaaatcatggAGCTGAAATAAATTCACGTACTGGTTCAAAATTAGGTATATCACCATTAATGTTAGCTGCAATGAATGGTCATAGTTCAGCAGTTAGAGTATTACTTGATATGGGAAGTGATATTAATGCACAAATTGAAACAAACAGAAATACAGCATTAACATTAGCATGTTTTCAAGGTAGACATGAAGTTGttagtttat ttgatagaAGAGCTAATGTTGAACATCGTGCTAAAACTGGCTTGACACCATTAATGGAAGCAGCAAGTGGTGGTTATGTTGATGTTGGTAaagtattattaacaaaaggTGCTGATGTTAATGCAACACCAGTACCATCATCACGTGATACAGCATTAACAATTGCTGCTGATAAAGGACATTGTcgttttgttgaattattattatcacgtgG ACAAGTTGaagttatatatacacaagctAATAGTCCACTATGGTTAGCAGCAAATGGTGGACATTTAaatgttgttgatttattatatcatgCTGGTGCTGATATTGATTCACAAGATAATCGTAAAGTATCATGTCTTATGGCTGCATTTCGTAAAGGACATATGAAAGTTGTTAAATGGATGGTTAATCATGTTACACAATTTCCAAGTGATCAAGAAATGACAAGATATGTTGCAACAGTTAATGATAAagatttattagaaaaatgtcATGATTGTGTTGAAATAATACGTGCTGCTAAAGAAACACAAGCAGCAAAAGCCAATAAAAATGCATCAATATTActtgaagaattaaatatggaaaaatcaCGTGAAGAATCTAAAA CAGCAGCAGCACGTAGACGTGAacgtaaaaaagaaaagaaacttgaaaaaagaagaaaacgtaaatttatgaagaaaataaaaaatgaaacaacaacatcaacatcatcaatatacaatgataaagatgatgatgaagatgatgatgatgctgctgataaaaaaactgatgatgaagatgctgataatgataatagaaTACATGATAATGAAagtgataatgatgaagatggTGTTGATAGTTGTGAAAGATTAGATAATGtaccatcaccatcaccagTTAATCGAGTTAGTCCAGATGATCATGATAAAGAAGAAGGTGATAGTGGTATTGATGCTAATAGTCAAGGAAGTTGTAGTAGCAATGATGTTAAAGCACGTGAAcgtaaaaaagataaaaagaaaaaaaataataaaaatattccaaataataatagtaataatattaatagtaataataataatgataatagtaatagtaataataatattattaataataatagtagtagtagtaatattaataataatagtaataatagtactagcaatgataaaaatacatcaacaaaTGTGTTCAACTCAACATCGAGTCAAAAAAATCAGACTGTGACATCAaccaataaatcattattaacaacaacagcagcagcagcagtagtaacaacaacaattactaCTACtgctactactactactactacatcatcgacaaaaaataataataataatattacggATAAacgtttaaattcaaatactaCAATTGTATCAAATTCAATTGGTTCAACAAATGTTCGTTCAACTTTAACTgcaacatcatcaatatcttcCACTTCTACACAACCATCAACAAGTACCTCATCATCTGATCGTAAacataattcaacaaataaatcacataatctTATTTTTGAATCATCAAGACATCCAGCTGATCGTGAAGATTTTGAAGCAACTGGAAATGATTGTTATATATCAGTCAAAggaaaaaagacaaataataataataataataacaatcagTATGATGCTGATACACTCAATgcaattgtcaataaaaataatttaacaagtccAAAACAAGCTGGAAAAAGAGATGAAGGATGGAAAGAAGTTGTAAGAAAAGGCCAGTCAGATGACTCCAATAGATTTACAAATTCTTCCTTTCGTACGATAAAAGTATCTGTACCACCAACTGCTATTAGTAGGGTTATTGGACGTGGTGGAAGTAATATTAATGCTATTCGTACAGCAACTGGTGCTCATATTGAAGTTGAAAAACAAAGCAAAGGCCCAGGTGAAcgtacaatta ataaagGATCACCAGACGCTAGTAAACAAGCTTCCAACTTGATTAATAGTCTTATTAAAGATCCAGAATTTGATATACAACAAGTGTTAACAAAAAACAGGTTACCAATTGCTGGACAATCAACTTGGGACAAATCAATGTTAACATCAAATGTTACACTTAAACCAAAAATGGTTTTATCTGTTAATAAACCAACAACATTACTTACTGGATTAACAAATTCTAATATTAGTAAAACTACCTACAATGCAACAGGTATGTCATCAGTAAGTCAAATAATGCCAATGCGTTCAACTTCAACAATTAAACTTCCTGGTGTATTTACTCCACCATTGACACGTGGTGCACCATTAACAGCTGTAACTAATGTAAcagtaccaccaccaccaccatcatcacgTCTTATTGCAACAAATGATAAACGTACACATGTTGTGTCATCTTCGACgtcaccatcaccatcatcattgacgtcgtcatcatcaacattgtcattatcatcaacatcaacaagtgAACAAAcgacaaataataatacacgtACAACAATGTCATATACAAGTGCAATAATGACATCAGGTAGAACCACAAAAGTTGTTACAACCAATACAAATCAAACATTTGCAGCAAAATTATCAGAAGTTACTGCTACAACTGCAcaactaccaccaccaccacctcaaCCACTATCTTCAACATCATCAGCAACAGCAGTAACAACAGCTGCAGCGACAataacaacagcagcagcaacaacaacaacaacaacaacaacagcagcagctaatctatcaaataattgtcaaatgaccaataaaaatatattgtgtaATAAAACACAAACAAATACAGTGGTtgtaacatcatcaacaattgtaacaacaccaccatcaccacaaccaccaccacctaTTGCACCAGCATTGTCAATAGCATCATCTTTGACATTGTCGTCATcgtcttcatcttcatcatcctCGTCATCTTCATCGTCATCGTCGTCAGTATCGTCGACGTC TCACAGCAAATCAACTATGATGAGTATATCACCAAAACATTCTCGACCAATGTCTAATTTATCAACACCAACGATGCCACATTATGCTAATAAAACTTGTTATTCACCAAATACGTCGTCGAATTGttctgaaaataatttattatcagcaTCAACAAATTCAATGCGTGTTACACCATCACCACCGGTTGTTCAACAAGTTTTAAATCAACCAACTCCTCAACAAatacagcagcaacaacaacagcaacaac aacatcagcagcaacagcagcaacagcagcaacaacaacaacaacaacaaattgtacaacagcaacaacaacaacaacatcaacaaatgcGAAGTACAACACCAGTTGTTGCTCAAATTcatgaacaacaacaacaacaacaacaacaaccaaataataataatcagccACAACGTACAAATACACCACTTGAGTAttcattgtttaataatacattttcaaAAGTAACTCAACAATCAATGTGGGGTCCTCGTGATAATGAAATGACACATCAAAAAGGTATGAATTTTGCAACAGTTGCTGGTGGAggttcatcaaataattcatcaaatataccaacaaataaatttattgataattcacCACCACAAGTTGATGCATCAAAAGCACCTGGTTATCGTGGTAATTCAATGTGTTCACCTGTATCAAGCAAAacaaatcaatcaataaataatagtaatacaTCATCACCAATGAATAATGTATCTGGTGTATCACCATCAAGTATACCTAATCAGATGCAAACACAACAATTTCAAGCTTcacttaattttaatattgaacaacatcaaatacaaacaaataaaacaaccaGTGGACTTGCTGTTGCACGACCAGTTATGAATCAGCAATCAACAATTGATCATCAAAATACTGGATTAGTAGGACAATTTAATCGTAATGTATATCCCAGTGAGATTGCATCAAGAAAtgcacaacaacaacaacaacatcagcatcaacaacaacaaagagAAATGCAAGTGAATCAACAGGTACAAAATCAATcagcaccaccaccaacacaaCAACCACCTtcacaaaatcaacaaattcaagattctcaacaacaacaacaacaacaaccaccaccaccaccacagcagcaacaacaacaacaaccatctcagcagcagcaacaacaacaacaacaacaacaacagcaacaacagcagcaacaacaacagcagcagcagcaacaacaacaacaacaccaacagcaacaacaacatatTGATGttggtttatataaaaatagtaataatgcaTATGATCATTCAAATGTAAattcaagtttattaaaaatggtgCCAAATGATGGACAACAAAGTGGTCATCCAATAATACCATTTCATCAACATATACCAAGTCATATGCAAGCAATGAATCAATCAGGTAATGTTAATACAGTTAGTATGTCACGTCTTAATCCACGTGCACCTGATTTTTCAAGTTCATTACATTTAAATagtaaacaacaacaacaagttgcCATGTTTAATTCACAACAAAATGTTTTACATCCAAATATATTTCCTCCAATTCCAACACAAGgaccattaccaccaccaccaacacaattacaaaataataatttagctatgatgaataattatcaaattggtaaatatcaacaaagtggtggtaataataataataataacaataatagtaataataataatcgtggTCCAgcaaatatatcaacaaatggACAAACAAGATGGCAATTTGGTCCACCACCACCTTTAactcatcaacaacaacaaccactaccacctcaacaacaacaacaacagcagcagcaacaacaacaacaacaacaaagttATCAAGAACAAATGATGGCacaaatgaattatcaaaatcatttaaataatatgagtGCTGGTAATGGTATGTCACCAACagttgctgttgctgctgcAGCAGCTGCTGCTATTGAATTAATATCAACTATTGAAAATGGTGCATCACCAGCAATGTCACCAGTACAAATACCACAAGATattaatcaaatgaaaattgaagaTAGAAAAGTTGTACCAAAACCAATTGGTAATGaaagacaatataaaaattttaatccaaATATGGTAAGTGGTGTTGAAGCTGAACCAATGAATTGGGTATTaccaaataatgaaaaattagttaattCATGGaatccaccaccaccacaacaacaattaacaaatatgGATAGACATCAAATATTTAGAACAAATCCATCTTATAATCGTGTACCAAATATGGAAGCTGATTTACATCATGGAATTGATACAGCTTAtatg gcTCATATGGATAGTCAACAAGGTTTTCCAAATGGTAGTACAGCAGCATTAGCAATGATACCAGGATTAACAATAATGCCAGGACAATATGGTAATCCTCCACCAACGTTATCTGACATGCAAccacaaaatgataaaattgacgCACCTGGATGGAGTTTACCTGATCCAAATgttcatgataaaaaacaacatcca tcatgGAACGCTGGCCCAACAAAATggcattaa